A region of the Variovorax sp. 54 genome:
GCCGACGAAGCGGGTGACGTCGGTGCCGCTGCTGTTGCGGTAGAAATTGACCCGCACATAGGGCTGCAGCAGCCCGGCGCTGGTGACGAACTCGCCCTTCACCCGCACGCCGGCGCGTGCCCGCCAGCCGTTGTGGCTCTTCTGCTGCACGAGGGCGCCGGAGATGCCCGTGTCGCCCAGGCTCACCCGCTGGTGCACCAGCTGCACCTGCGGCTCGAGGGTCCAGTTCTGCGCAATGGGAATCGACTGCCCCACCTCGATGGACGCCAGCAGGCTGTTGCCCTTGCCGCCCCGGGAGAAGCCCAGCGTGGGCATGGCGCTGTAGCGGAGGCGGCCGGCCTGCAGCACGCCGTCGACGTACAGGCCGCTGGCGTGCTTCCAGGTGGCATAGGCGCCCAGGTACTCGCTCTTCTGGTTGTTGGTGCCCACGCCGAGGTTCGCCAGGCCGCTGGCAAAGCCGTTCACGCGCATGTCGCCGTCGAGCTGGCCGACGTACACGCCCGTGCGCCAGTCGGGGTTGGCCCACAGGTCGGTGCCGGCCTGGAAGCCCGTGAGGCGCCCCTTGCTCGTAGGGCTCACGGTGCCGCCCTGCGCGATGGTGCGCTCGGTGCTGATGATGCGGCCCCAGGCCTGGCGGTAACCCTGCGCGGGCGTGACCGTGTTCGCACCCGTGACCAGGTTGTCGCCCATGCGCAGATGCAGGTTGCCGAGCATCGCGAGGCTGGACTGGCGCAGCTGCTCGGGCAGCGCGGCGTAGAGCGGCACTTCGGCGCGGTAGGTGGGCACGACGAGCACAGGCACGCCGCCTGCGCCGCCAGTGCTGGTGCCGCCACCGCTGGCAGGCGGCGTGCCGGGCGTCACGGGCGTCACCGGCGTGACGGGGGTGACGGGCGCGGTGGTCGAGCGCAGGTACCAGTTCTCGCCCGCGCCGGTGGCATCGGCCGCATGCAGCCGGTACTCGTAGGCGCCCGCATCGACGTGCGTGCCGGCCAGCAGGAACGCGCTCCTGGTGGTCTGCGCGGTGGTCGTCGCGCCGTTGAGGGCGCTGATCACCTCGATGCCGTTGCCGGTGGTGAGCGCGCCCAAGCCGCCCAGGTTGGTGATCTGCACATTCGTCGTGCCGCTGGCGACGGCGGTGGCGCCGCTCAGGATGAGCCGGTCGCTCGCGCTCGCACTGCCGCCCAGCGCGGTACCCAGTCGCAGCGTGCCGCCGTTGCCCACCCAGGGGCCGTTGACAGTGAGCGTGGTGCCTGGCACCGCGCCCACCAGCGACACCGTGCCGCTGTGGGCCATCGACGCGAGGGTCTGGCTGTTGCCGGCCAGGTCGAGCGTCGCACCGGTGGCCACGGTGAAGGGGCTCACGCTGCTGAGCACGTTGGCCGCGCCAGCGCGCAGGGTGCCTGCCGCGATGTTGGTCCCGCCCGCATGGGTATCGGCACCGCTCAGCGTGAGCACGCCCGCGCCGATCTTCACGAGATCGCTGACGCCGGAGATCGCACCCGTCCACGCCATGTTGTTCCCGTTGGTGTCGATGGTGCCCGTGCCGCCCAGCAGCAGGGCGTTGTTGACGCTGAGGCCACCGGCGCCCGCGACGACGCTGGCGGTCGCGCCCGCGCCGATCGAGATCGCGCCCGTCATCGACGAGCCTGTGTTCAGCGTGAGGCTGTTGGCGCCGCCCGTGAACGCGACCGCCGCGGCGCGTGTGAGGCCGTCGCCGCCCAGGCCACCCGAGATCGTTCCGCCATTGGTCAGCGTGAGGTTGGCGCCCGTCACGCCCGCGCCACCCACACCGTTGGCACCGCTCGGGCCGCCGCTGCTGTTGGCCCCGCCGACGCCGCCCGCTCCACCGGCGATGGTGCCGGTGTTGGTGATGCTTGCGCCCGCGCCGGTCGATGCGAGGCCCGCCCCGCCGTCGCCGCCAGCGCCCGGTGAACCAGTGCCACCCGCCCCACCGCCGGCCGCACCGCCAGCGCCCCCGGCGCCGCCCGTGATCGCGCCGGTGTTGCCGACGGTGACAGCGACGCCCGCGAGCGTCGCGCCGATGCCCCCAGCGCCGCCGCCGCCGCCCGAGGCGTTGGAACGGGCGGGCAGCAATTCGGCCCCACCGGCGCCGCCGGCACCGCCCGTGAGGGGGCCGGTGTTGTTGAAGCTGAGTCCCGGGTTGGTCGCGTTCAGGTAGAACCCGCCGCCCCCGCTGCCGCCGCCGCCGCCTTGCGAGAAGGCGTCGCCGCCCTTGCCGCCCGCGCCGCCCGTGGAAGACCCCGTGGCCGTGTAGCTGCCGAGCGGACCGCTGAGGATCGAGCCGTAGCCGCCGGCACCGCCGCCGCCGGCCGCCCAGTACCCGTTGCCGCCCGCGCCACCGATGCCACCGGTGTAGCTGTCGGACGAGCTGCCGAGGTTGTTGGCGATCGACATCCCCTGGAAGCCACCGCCGCCGCCCCCGCCATAGCCGTTGCCGTTGCCGGGGTCACCGGTCTGCGCCTGGCCCGCGCCGCCGGCGGCGCCCTGGAACGCACCGGGCCCCGTGGGCGCGCTGGTGGTGCCGGCTGCGCCGCCGGTGCCCGGCGTGGCACCGCCGAAGCTGCCGATGCTGGCGTTGGCCCCCGCCGTGACGCCGCCCGGCGTCGACGATCCGCCCGTGCCGCCGAATGCATTGACCGTGGTGTCGTTGAGCCCGCCGCTGCCGCCCGTGCCGTCGCTGCCGC
Encoded here:
- a CDS encoding autotransporter outer membrane beta-barrel domain-containing protein: MNKFFRTLWSPTAGTWVAAPEIARGHARSCGGGGVRAVAAAAAAAALWVCVVPVLAAGGAGGQPVGDPSLNAGTGGSDGTGGSGGLNDTTVNAFGGTGGSSTPGGVTAGANASIGSFGGATPGTGGAAGTTSAPTGPGAFQGAAGGAGQAQTGDPGNGNGYGGGGGGGFQGMSIANNLGSSSDSYTGGIGGAGGNGYWAAGGGGAGGYGSILSGPLGSYTATGSSTGGAGGKGGDAFSQGGGGGSGGGGFYLNATNPGLSFNNTGPLTGGAGGAGGAELLPARSNASGGGGGAGGIGATLAGVAVTVGNTGAITGGAGGAGGAAGGGAGGTGSPGAGGDGGAGLASTGAGASITNTGTIAGGAGGVGGANSSGGPSGANGVGGAGVTGANLTLTNGGTISGGLGGDGLTRAAAVAFTGGANSLTLNTGSSMTGAISIGAGATASVVAGAGGLSVNNALLLGGTGTIDTNGNNMAWTGAISGVSDLVKIGAGVLTLSGADTHAGGTNIAAGTLRAGAANVLSSVSPFTVATGATLDLAGNSQTLASMAHSGTVSLVGAVPGTTLTVNGPWVGNGGTLRLGTALGGSASASDRLILSGATAVASGTTNVQITNLGGLGALTTGNGIEVISALNGATTTAQTTRSAFLLAGTHVDAGAYEYRLHAADATGAGENWYLRSTTAPVTPVTPVTPVTPGTPPASGGGTSTGGAGGVPVLVVPTYRAEVPLYAALPEQLRQSSLAMLGNLHLRMGDNLVTGANTVTPAQGYRQAWGRIISTERTIAQGGTVSPTSKGRLTGFQAGTDLWANPDWRTGVYVGQLDGDMRVNGFASGLANLGVGTNNQKSEYLGAYATWKHASGLYVDGVLQAGRLRYSAMPTLGFSRGGKGNSLLASIEVGQSIPIAQNWTLEPQVQLVHQRVSLGDTGISGALVQQKSHNGWRARAGVRVKGEFVTSAGLLQPYVRVNFYRNSSGTDVTRFVGPAGVTDIATRTGGSSTELAAGATLQVAENTSVYVELGKLWAGSGGDARVKSGVNASVGVKIRW